The following proteins come from a genomic window of Pyxidicoccus sp. MSG2:
- a CDS encoding non-ribosomal peptide synthetase codes for MPGHPRSAATLVELLRLRASTQATLPAFTFLGDGEGDEQGITYLELDRQARAIAVSLSEYVRPGERVLLLYPPGLEYIAAFWGCLYAGAIAVPAYPPDPSRLHRTLPRLEVIVKDAGATVALTTAFIAEMAEGLAGLAPGLGHLRWLAYESLVAPGRESGWKTPDVGADSLAFLQYTSGSTSAPKGVMLSHGNLLANEEMIQAGFGLDAHSVVVGWLPLYHDMGLIGNVLQPIHLGARGVLMSPLTFMQRPLRWLEAISRFRGTTSGGPNFAYELCVRKVSEAEKATLDLSSWDVAFSGAEPVRADTLDRFSAAFASCGFRRDAFYPCYGLAEASLIVSGGAKEAPPRVLHVDRDTLARGTAVDQAEGHALVGCGGALLEERLAIVDPESRVRCPDGRVGEVWASGAHVAGGYWNRPEESAATFGVRTADGDGPYLRTGDLGFVRDGELYITGRMKDLVILRGRNHYPQDLELTTERSHPALRPGGVAAFSVDVDGEERLVVVQEMSPGRGEPEEILASIVERLAGEHEVRPHAVVLTAPGVVPKTSSGKVQRRACKQLFVSGELEVLAAWKDGGQGTEPGVTEDDAVDPVHAAVARRLGLAPSALRPDEPLLRYGLDSLLALELRNELEASFGIDVPLARLLQGASLNSIREQASSRPEAAARPRPAALTEAPLTPGQAGLWFLQQMAPTAAAYNVAGAARIEGALDVMALQQALQTLVDRHDGLRSTFVARAGEPRQRVLAHVPVALPETDAAGLDEAAFLDLLRRDIERPIDLERGPLLRASLYLRGGGERVVLLVMHHLVTDFWSMAVLLRELAAAYAAAVGQGAALPPAGSDLAAVRLHDERREGRAAGQWAFWEKELSGGFEPLALPADRPRPAVTTFRGGAERLRVERSTVERLRALAARESTTLHVALLAGYQVFLARHSGQERMLVGCPAAGRNGAEVMDAVAYLVNPVVILTDLGGDPSLEEVVRRARARMLGALEHSDVPFTQLVERLGRGREAGRAPLVQTMFSLQRAPLEGLAPFASGVAGGRLEVGGLRLSSVELPPRTTQFDLMLLLAETEDGLGGWLQYDADLFDAATVRRMARRLEQAFDLVAREPELRVSRVSLLTEDERRVPARMAPVKVTSSGRCLHGWFEKQAEARPEAVAVKLGKEKLTYGELNRRANRLAHVLRQKGVGPEEVVGLLAERSLELVVGLLGILKAGGAYLPLDPVYPAERSRYMAKDAGVRVVVAQQALAGRLEGAEVEVVAPTVESGREDNPQVEMTSGAAAYVIYTSGSTGQPKGTVVEHRQVVRLFEATEEWFGFGEKDVWTLFHSYAFDFSVWEVWGALLYGGTVVVVPYLVSRSPWEFYRLLQQEKVTVLNQTPSAFRQLVALEETLGTGVDEELSLRTVIFGGEALDPVSLKPWFERHGDQVPRLVNMYGITETTVHVTYRVMGEKDAKSASSVIGEAIGDLSLYVLDGRLEPVPRGVAGELYVGGAGVTRGYLKRPELTAQRFIPDPYGGQEGARLYRTGDLARVREDGELEYLGRMDQQVKVRGFRIELGEIEAELGGHPGVGQAAVVALKDEHGEARLVGYVVPRHPVTPAELRAHLQGRLPEYMVPSAFMMLKALPLTENGKLDRRALPAPRPEVTDASERTPPRDDVETRLCGIFQTVLRTEVGIHDDFFQLGGHSLLATRVVAAIRDTFGVEFPVSRLFEAPTVAGVSRALGDVQPRAPVVPLVPVPHDGGAPLTFAQERLWFLHQLEPSNSSYHCPGALRLTGALDVAALEGAFAAIVRRHESLRTRLAAVDGRAVQFVESALEIPLTRLDLTHIPASGREAELSRLARAEAERPFDLERGPLTRLTLMRVSPEDHLLVAVMHHVVSDGWSVGLLLRELASHYQALATGGAPPLAPPPIQYADFAAWQRKALTDEALAPALEHFRSRLDGAPPLLELPTDRPRPAVQSYRGAEVAFALPAPLVSGLKALCRGEEATLFMAGLAAFQVLLHRYSRQDDVVVGMPVAGRTHGEAQDLIGFFANTLVLRGRLAEDPSFRELLRRTREEVLGALDHQHLPFEKLVDALRPERSLSRTPLFQVMFDLNEEPVLPPELPGLHTALVPLQRGAAHFDLSLTLDAKDGGLAGVAEYATDLFDGETVQRMMAHFRMLLEGLVAEPDRPVSRLPLLAPAEREGLLARAAGPVLPIREACAHELFFEHAQQQPDAVAVVLEDTSLTYGQLAGSVESLARALVNGGVRLGERVGVVCERSQERVIAFLAVLRAGGVYVPFEPTQPRERLALLGADAGLKVLVTQRALAPRLEGVAPLVFVDEPRPLGFTPLPCVGLEQPAYILFTSGSTGTPKGVLVGHRSLTNYLQWLRSEFRLSPEDRMLAYASPGFDVSVAELLAPLTSGGRVVMAPPDAVGPEALAQVIAARGVTVLEAVPSLLTLLLEVPALAEAPALRLVFSGGEALSLELAERFHARLGATLVNAYGPTESTVDAAVAVVPRGATRTPIGHPVANAKVHVLDRHLEPLPVGMVGELYVEGATLALGYLNSPELTAERFVASPFSQDGARLYRTGDLGRRLADGQVEFIGRADDQMKVRGFRIEPGEIESVLRAHAGVREAAVVLREDRAKERRLVSYVVAASEPAPGPAELRRHLLSSLPEYMVPHAFVVLDALPRSAAGKIDRRALPAPDRMRPELDSGYEAPGTATEKKLAALIAGVLELDRVGVRDNFFELGGDSILAVQVASRARSAGLPFEVRQLFHHQCVAELAALIDREAAPAVGALALPPAANEVRERLLAARPELEDVYPLAPMQVGMLFRTLLEPKSGAYVEQFHCVLDGALDVAAFEGAWRHVLERNPILRTSFVWEGVADPVQAVHRQVRLDVAREDWSALAPEVQAGRLEGFLRADREQGFNLAQPPAMRLSLFRLGPSRHRFVWSQHHILLDGWCMALLFRELLDTYAALSRGQGAPSLDAGRPYRDFIAWLASRDASADEAYWKQSLRGFHTPTPLAVDQAPRATEEEKVYRVREHVLSEELSTALQEAVRRNRLTLSAVVQGAWALLLHRYTGEEDVVFGATFSGRSAPLAGVESMLGLFINTLPVRVRLPGDMRVGAWLTGLLQAHAERQRHEHTSLLQVQAWSGLPRRTPLFESIVAVENYPMDPALLAGAGGFSTRDVQMAEHNEYPLTLFVRPSPGLKLELVYDTARFDDAVIGRMMGHLRTALEELVRKMDAPLRDVGILPAEERGALVRRTMPRHFPAERLLHGWFEAQAEARPEAVAVKLGKEKLTYGELNRRANRLAHVLRQKGVGPEEVVGLLAERSLELVVGLLGILKAGGAYLPLDPVYPAERSRYMAKDAGVRVVVAQQALAGRLEGAEVEVVAPTVESGREDNPQVEMTSGAAAYVIYTSGSTGQPKGTVVEHRQVVRLFEATEEWFGFGEKDVWTLFHSYAFDFSVWEVWGALLYGGTVVVVPYLVSRSPWEFYRLLQQEKVTVLNQTPSAFRQLVALEETLGTGVDEELSLRTVIFGGEALDPVSLKPWFERHGDQVPRLVNMYGITETTVHVTYRVMEEKDAKSASSVIGEAIGDLSLYVLDGRLEPVPRGVAGELYVGGAGVTRGYLKRPELTAQRFIPDPYGGQEGARLYRTGDLARVREDGELEYLGRMDQQVKVRGFRIELGEIEAELGGHPGVGQAAVVALKDEHGETQLVGYVVAPPPGPSPSELRAHLQGRLPEYMVPSTFMVLGALPLTENGKLDRRALPRPTKGGAAAPGAAPSTRFEQLLADVWSEALGHGVSVDENFFDAGGDSLRAIRVVSKLRETWGDKVQLTDLFTYPTIRALAAYLGTDGGEAATGPDREDERRDGKARMEKRLERRRRGGS; via the coding sequence ATGCCCGGACACCCCCGGTCGGCCGCGACGTTGGTCGAGTTGCTGCGCCTGCGCGCTTCCACGCAGGCCACCCTTCCCGCCTTCACGTTCCTCGGGGACGGGGAAGGGGACGAGCAGGGAATCACGTACCTGGAGCTGGACCGTCAGGCTCGGGCCATCGCCGTCTCGCTGAGCGAGTACGTCCGGCCGGGGGAGCGCGTCCTGCTGCTGTACCCGCCGGGCCTCGAGTACATCGCCGCCTTCTGGGGCTGCCTCTACGCGGGGGCCATCGCGGTTCCCGCCTATCCGCCAGACCCCTCGCGCCTCCACCGCACGCTGCCGCGCCTGGAGGTCATCGTGAAGGACGCGGGCGCCACCGTGGCGCTCACCACCGCGTTCATCGCGGAGATGGCCGAGGGGCTCGCCGGGCTCGCACCGGGGCTGGGGCACCTGCGCTGGCTGGCCTACGAGTCGCTCGTCGCGCCGGGCCGCGAGTCTGGCTGGAAGACGCCGGACGTCGGCGCCGACTCACTCGCGTTCCTCCAGTACACGTCCGGCTCCACGTCCGCGCCCAAGGGCGTGATGCTGTCGCACGGGAATCTGCTGGCCAATGAGGAGATGATCCAGGCCGGCTTCGGGCTCGATGCGCACAGCGTCGTGGTGGGTTGGCTGCCGCTGTACCACGACATGGGGCTCATCGGTAACGTGCTGCAGCCCATCCACCTGGGCGCGCGCGGCGTGCTGATGTCTCCGCTGACGTTCATGCAGCGGCCGCTGCGCTGGCTGGAGGCCATCTCCCGCTTCCGGGGAACCACGAGCGGTGGGCCCAACTTCGCCTACGAGCTGTGTGTCCGGAAGGTGAGCGAGGCGGAGAAGGCCACGCTGGATTTGAGCAGCTGGGACGTGGCGTTCTCCGGCGCGGAGCCCGTGCGCGCGGACACCCTGGACCGGTTCTCCGCCGCCTTCGCCTCGTGCGGCTTCCGCCGCGACGCCTTCTATCCCTGCTACGGCCTGGCCGAGGCCAGCCTCATCGTGTCCGGCGGCGCGAAGGAGGCGCCGCCTCGCGTCCTGCACGTGGACCGCGACACGCTCGCCCGAGGCACCGCCGTGGACCAGGCGGAGGGCCACGCGCTGGTGGGCTGTGGCGGGGCGCTGCTCGAGGAGCGGCTTGCCATTGTCGACCCGGAGTCCCGCGTGCGCTGCCCGGACGGCCGGGTGGGCGAGGTCTGGGCGTCGGGCGCCCACGTCGCCGGTGGCTACTGGAACCGCCCGGAGGAGTCCGCCGCCACGTTCGGCGTGCGCACCGCGGACGGGGATGGGCCCTACCTGCGCACCGGGGACCTGGGCTTCGTGCGGGACGGGGAGCTGTACATCACCGGCCGGATGAAGGACCTCGTCATCCTGCGCGGTCGCAACCACTACCCGCAGGACCTCGAGCTGACCACCGAGCGCAGCCACCCGGCGCTTCGCCCCGGTGGTGTCGCGGCCTTCTCCGTGGACGTGGACGGCGAGGAGCGGCTGGTCGTCGTGCAGGAGATGTCCCCGGGCCGTGGCGAGCCGGAGGAAATCCTCGCAAGCATCGTCGAGCGCCTCGCGGGCGAGCACGAAGTTCGCCCGCACGCGGTGGTCCTCACCGCTCCCGGTGTGGTGCCCAAGACGTCCAGCGGCAAGGTGCAGCGCCGCGCCTGCAAGCAGCTCTTCGTCTCGGGCGAGCTGGAGGTGCTGGCGGCGTGGAAGGACGGCGGGCAGGGCACGGAGCCGGGTGTCACAGAGGATGACGCGGTGGACCCGGTCCATGCCGCGGTGGCACGCCGGCTCGGGCTTGCGCCGTCGGCGCTGCGGCCGGATGAGCCGCTGCTCCGCTACGGCCTGGACTCGCTGCTCGCGCTGGAGCTGCGCAACGAGCTGGAGGCCTCCTTCGGCATCGACGTGCCGCTGGCGCGCCTGCTCCAGGGCGCCAGCCTGAACTCCATCCGCGAGCAGGCGTCCTCGCGTCCGGAGGCCGCCGCGCGCCCGAGGCCGGCCGCGCTGACCGAGGCCCCGCTCACGCCGGGCCAGGCGGGCCTGTGGTTCCTCCAGCAGATGGCTCCCACCGCCGCCGCGTACAACGTGGCGGGCGCGGCGCGCATCGAGGGGGCGCTCGACGTGATGGCGCTCCAGCAGGCGCTGCAGACGCTGGTGGACCGCCACGACGGGCTGCGCTCGACCTTCGTTGCGCGTGCCGGGGAGCCCCGCCAGCGCGTCCTGGCCCACGTGCCCGTGGCGCTGCCGGAGACGGACGCGGCGGGGCTCGACGAGGCGGCGTTCCTGGACCTGCTGCGGCGGGACATCGAGCGGCCCATCGACCTGGAGCGGGGACCGCTGCTGCGCGCATCGCTGTACCTGCGCGGTGGCGGGGAGCGGGTGGTGCTGCTGGTGATGCACCACCTGGTGACGGACTTCTGGTCCATGGCGGTGCTGCTGCGCGAGCTGGCGGCGGCCTATGCCGCTGCGGTGGGGCAGGGCGCGGCGCTGCCGCCGGCGGGCTCGGACCTGGCCGCGGTGCGCCTCCACGACGAGCGGCGCGAAGGGCGCGCGGCCGGACAGTGGGCCTTCTGGGAGAAGGAGCTTTCGGGAGGGTTCGAGCCGTTGGCGCTGCCGGCGGACCGGCCGAGGCCCGCGGTGACGACGTTCCGAGGGGGCGCGGAGCGCCTCCGCGTGGAGCGCTCCACCGTCGAGCGGCTCCGGGCGCTGGCGGCGCGGGAGTCCACGACGCTGCACGTGGCGCTGCTCGCTGGCTACCAGGTGTTCCTGGCGCGGCACTCGGGCCAGGAGCGGATGCTGGTGGGCTGCCCGGCCGCCGGCCGCAACGGCGCCGAGGTGATGGACGCGGTGGCCTACCTCGTCAACCCCGTGGTCATCCTCACCGACCTGGGCGGGGACCCGTCCCTGGAGGAGGTGGTGCGCCGCGCGCGGGCCCGGATGCTCGGCGCGCTGGAGCACTCGGACGTGCCCTTCACGCAGTTGGTGGAGCGCCTGGGTCGTGGGCGTGAGGCGGGGCGGGCTCCGCTGGTGCAGACGATGTTCTCGCTGCAGCGCGCGCCGCTGGAGGGCCTCGCGCCCTTCGCGTCGGGCGTCGCGGGCGGACGGCTGGAGGTGGGCGGGCTGCGCCTCTCCTCCGTCGAGCTGCCGCCGCGCACCACGCAGTTCGACCTGATGCTCCTGTTGGCGGAGACGGAGGACGGGCTCGGCGGCTGGCTCCAGTACGACGCGGACCTGTTCGACGCCGCGACGGTGCGGCGCATGGCGCGGCGGCTGGAGCAGGCGTTCGACCTGGTGGCCCGGGAGCCGGAGCTGCGCGTCTCGCGAGTCTCCCTGCTCACGGAGGATGAGCGCCGCGTGCCGGCCCGCATGGCCCCCGTGAAGGTGACGTCGTCCGGCCGCTGCCTGCACGGGTGGTTCGAGAAGCAGGCGGAGGCGAGGCCTGAAGCAGTGGCGGTGAAGCTGGGGAAGGAGAAGCTGACGTACGGGGAGCTGAATCGGCGAGCGAACCGGCTGGCGCACGTGCTGAGGCAGAAGGGAGTGGGCCCCGAGGAAGTGGTGGGACTGCTGGCGGAGCGCTCGCTGGAGCTGGTGGTGGGGCTGTTGGGGATTCTGAAGGCGGGAGGAGCGTACCTGCCGTTGGACCCGGTGTATCCGGCGGAGCGAAGCCGGTACATGGCGAAGGACGCCGGGGTGCGAGTGGTGGTGGCGCAGCAGGCGCTGGCGGGACGGCTGGAGGGAGCGGAGGTGGAGGTGGTGGCGCCGACGGTGGAGTCAGGCCGAGAGGACAACCCGCAGGTGGAGATGACGAGCGGAGCGGCCGCGTACGTCATCTACACGTCGGGGAGCACGGGGCAGCCGAAGGGGACGGTGGTGGAGCACCGGCAGGTGGTGAGGCTGTTCGAGGCGACGGAGGAGTGGTTCGGGTTTGGAGAGAAGGACGTGTGGACGTTGTTCCACTCGTACGCGTTCGACTTCTCGGTGTGGGAGGTGTGGGGAGCGTTGCTGTACGGGGGCACGGTGGTGGTGGTGCCGTACCTGGTGAGCCGCTCGCCGTGGGAGTTCTACCGGCTGCTGCAGCAGGAGAAGGTGACGGTGCTGAACCAGACGCCGTCAGCGTTCCGGCAGTTGGTGGCGCTGGAGGAGACGCTGGGGACGGGGGTGGACGAGGAGTTGTCGCTGCGCACGGTGATTTTCGGCGGGGAAGCGTTGGACCCGGTGAGCCTGAAGCCGTGGTTCGAGAGGCACGGGGACCAGGTGCCGCGGCTGGTGAACATGTACGGCATCACCGAGACGACGGTGCACGTGACGTACCGGGTGATGGGGGAGAAGGACGCGAAGTCGGCGAGCAGCGTGATTGGGGAGGCGATAGGAGATTTGTCGCTGTACGTGCTGGACGGGCGGCTGGAGCCGGTGCCGAGGGGAGTGGCGGGGGAGCTGTACGTGGGTGGTGCGGGAGTGACGCGGGGTTACTTGAAGAGGCCGGAGCTGACGGCGCAGCGCTTCATCCCGGACCCGTACGGAGGGCAGGAGGGTGCGAGGCTGTACCGGACGGGAGATTTGGCGCGTGTGAGGGAGGACGGGGAGCTGGAGTACCTGGGGCGGATGGACCAGCAGGTGAAGGTGAGGGGCTTCCGGATAGAGCTGGGAGAGATTGAGGCGGAGCTGGGAGGGCACCCGGGGGTGGGGCAGGCGGCGGTGGTGGCGCTCAAGGACGAGCACGGCGAGGCCCGGCTCGTGGGCTACGTGGTGCCGCGCCATCCGGTGACGCCCGCGGAGCTGCGTGCGCACCTGCAGGGCCGGCTGCCGGAGTACATGGTGCCCTCGGCCTTCATGATGCTGAAGGCCCTGCCGCTCACGGAAAACGGGAAGCTGGACCGCCGCGCGCTGCCCGCGCCGCGGCCGGAGGTGACGGACGCGTCCGAGCGCACGCCGCCGCGCGATGACGTCGAGACTCGCCTGTGCGGCATCTTCCAGACGGTGCTCCGCACCGAGGTGGGCATCCACGACGACTTCTTCCAGCTCGGCGGACATTCCCTGCTCGCCACGCGCGTCGTCGCTGCCATCCGGGACACGTTCGGCGTCGAGTTCCCCGTGAGCCGTCTGTTCGAGGCGCCCACCGTGGCCGGCGTGTCCCGGGCGCTCGGGGACGTCCAGCCGCGGGCCCCGGTGGTGCCGCTGGTGCCAGTGCCGCACGACGGCGGCGCGCCGCTCACCTTCGCGCAGGAGCGCCTCTGGTTCCTGCACCAGTTGGAGCCGTCCAACAGCTCGTACCACTGTCCGGGCGCGCTCCGGCTCACCGGGGCTCTGGACGTGGCAGCGCTGGAGGGAGCCTTCGCGGCCATCGTCCGCCGGCACGAGTCGCTGCGCACGCGGCTGGCGGCCGTGGATGGCCGGGCGGTGCAGTTCGTGGAGTCCGCTCTGGAGATTCCGCTCACCCGGCTCGACCTGACGCACATCCCCGCCTCCGGGCGCGAGGCGGAGCTGTCGCGGCTCGCCCGCGCGGAGGCGGAGCGCCCGTTCGACCTGGAGCGCGGCCCGCTGACGCGACTGACGCTGATGCGGGTGTCGCCAGAGGACCACCTGCTGGTGGCGGTGATGCACCACGTGGTCTCCGACGGCTGGTCCGTGGGCCTGCTCCTGCGCGAGCTGGCCTCTCACTACCAGGCCCTGGCCACCGGGGGCGCGCCGCCACTGGCGCCGCCGCCCATCCAGTACGCCGACTTCGCCGCCTGGCAGCGCAAGGCGCTGACGGACGAGGCGCTCGCGCCGGCCCTGGAGCACTTCCGCTCGCGCCTGGACGGCGCGCCCCCGCTGCTGGAGCTGCCGACGGACCGGCCGCGTCCGGCCGTGCAGAGCTACCGCGGCGCGGAGGTGGCCTTCGCGCTGCCGGCGCCGCTCGTCTCCGGGCTCAAGGCGCTGTGCCGGGGTGAGGAGGCAACCCTCTTCATGGCCGGGCTCGCCGCGTTCCAGGTGCTGCTGCACCGCTACTCGCGGCAGGACGACGTGGTGGTGGGCATGCCCGTCGCGGGCCGCACGCACGGGGAGGCGCAGGACCTCATCGGCTTCTTCGCCAACACGCTCGTCCTGCGTGGCCGGCTCGCGGAGGACCCCTCCTTCCGCGAGCTGCTGCGGCGCACGCGCGAGGAGGTGCTGGGCGCGCTGGACCACCAGCACCTGCCCTTCGAGAAGCTGGTGGACGCGCTCCGGCCGGAGCGCAGCCTGAGCCGCACGCCGCTGTTCCAGGTGATGTTCGACCTCAACGAGGAGCCGGTGCTGCCGCCGGAGCTGCCGGGCCTGCACACCGCCCTGGTGCCGCTGCAGCGGGGCGCGGCCCACTTCGACCTGTCGCTCACCCTCGACGCGAAGGACGGGGGGCTGGCCGGCGTCGCCGAGTACGCCACGGACCTGTTCGACGGCGAGACGGTGCAGCGGATGATGGCGCACTTCCGCATGCTGCTGGAGGGGCTGGTGGCGGAGCCGGACCGTCCCGTCTCGCGCCTCCCGCTGCTGGCTCCGGCCGAGCGCGAGGGACTCCTGGCGCGGGCCGCGGGCCCGGTGCTGCCGATCCGCGAGGCCTGCGCGCACGAGCTGTTCTTCGAGCACGCGCAGCAGCAGCCGGACGCGGTCGCCGTCGTCCTGGAGGACACGTCGCTCACGTACGGGCAGCTCGCGGGGAGCGTGGAGTCGCTCGCACGGGCGCTGGTGAATGGGGGCGTGAGGCTCGGTGAGCGCGTGGGCGTGGTGTGCGAGCGCTCGCAGGAGCGGGTCATCGCGTTCCTCGCCGTCCTGCGAGCGGGAGGCGTGTACGTCCCGTTCGAGCCGACGCAGCCGCGTGAGCGCCTGGCGCTGCTGGGCGCGGACGCGGGGCTGAAGGTGCTCGTGACGCAGCGGGCGCTGGCGCCGCGGCTGGAAGGCGTGGCCCCGCTCGTCTTCGTGGACGAGCCGCGCCCGCTCGGCTTCACGCCGCTGCCGTGCGTCGGCCTGGAACAGCCGGCGTACATCCTCTTCACGTCCGGCTCGACGGGCACGCCCAAGGGCGTCCTCGTGGGGCACCGCTCCCTCACCAACTACCTCCAGTGGCTCCGCTCCGAGTTCCGGCTGTCGCCGGAGGACCGGATGCTCGCCTACGCATCGCCGGGCTTCGACGTCTCGGTGGCGGAGTTGCTGGCGCCGCTGACGAGCGGCGGCCGCGTGGTGATGGCGCCGCCCGACGCGGTGGGCCCCGAGGCCCTCGCGCAGGTCATCGCCGCGCGGGGCGTGACGGTGCTGGAGGCGGTGCCCTCGCTGCTGACGCTGCTGCTGGAGGTTCCGGCGCTCGCGGAGGCCCCGGCCCTGCGACTGGTGTTCTCCGGCGGCGAGGCCCTCTCGCTGGAGCTGGCCGAGCGGTTCCACGCGCGGCTGGGTGCGACGCTGGTCAATGCCTATGGCCCCACCGAGTCCACAGTGGACGCCGCGGTGGCCGTCGTCCCGCGCGGCGCCACCCGCACGCCCATTGGTCACCCGGTGGCGAACGCGAAGGTCCACGTCCTGGACCGCCACCTGGAGCCGCTGCCCGTAGGCATGGTGGGCGAGCTGTACGTCGAGGGTGCGACGCTGGCGCTCGGGTACCTCAACAGCCCGGAGCTGACCGCGGAGCGATTCGTGGCCTCACCGTTCTCCCAGGACGGCGCGCGGCTCTACCGCACGGGGGACCTGGGCCGCCGGCTCGCGGACGGACAGGTGGAGTTCATCGGCCGCGCGGACGACCAGATGAAGGTCCGCGGCTTCCGCATCGAGCCGGGTGAAATCGAGTCCGTCCTCCGCGCCCATGCGGGCGTACGCGAGGCGGCGGTGGTCCTGCGCGAGGACCGGGCGAAGGAGCGGAGGCTGGTGTCCTACGTCGTCGCGGCCTCGGAACCCGCGCCGGGTCCGGCCGAGCTGCGCCGCCACCTGCTCTCCTCATTGCCGGAGTACATGGTTCCCCACGCGTTCGTCGTGCTGGACGCGCTCCCGCGCTCGGCGGCGGGGAAGATTGACCGGCGGGCCCTGCCCGCGCCGGACCGGATGCGGCCGGAGCTGGACTCCGGCTACGAGGCGCCGGGCACCGCGACGGAGAAGAAGCTCGCCGCGCTCATCGCCGGAGTGCTGGAGCTGGACCGGGTGGGTGTCCGGGACAACTTCTTCGAGCTGGGCGGTGACTCCATCCTCGCCGTCCAGGTGGCGTCGCGCGCCCGGAGCGCGGGCCTGCCCTTCGAGGTGCGGCAGCTCTTCCACCACCAGTGTGTCGCCGAGCTGGCCGCGCTCATCGACCGCGAGGCTGCGCCCGCCGTGGGTGCGCTGGCGCTCCCTCCCGCCGCCAACGAGGTGCGGGAGCGGCTGCTCGCCGCGCGGCCGGAGCTGGAGGACGTCTATCCGCTGGCGCCCATGCAGGTGGGCATGTTGTTCCGCACGCTGCTGGAGCCGAAGTCGGGCGCCTACGTGGAGCAGTTCCACTGCGTCCTGGACGGCGCGCTGGACGTGGCGGCGTTCGAGGGCGCGTGGCGGCACGTGCTGGAGCGCAACCCCATCCTCCGGACGTCCTTCGTCTGGGAGGGCGTGGCGGACCCGGTGCAGGCCGTCCACCGGCAGGTGCGCCTCGACGTGGCCCGGGAGGACTGGAGCGCGCTCGCGCCCGAGGTCCAGGCTGGGCGGCTGGAGGGGTTCCTCCGCGCGGATCGGGAGCAGGGCTTCAACCTGGCGCAGCCTCCGGCGATGCGGCTGTCGCTCTTCCGGCTGGGGCCCTCGCGGCACCGGTTCGTCTGGTCCCAGCACCACATCCTCCTGGATGGCTGGTGCATGGCGCTGCTGTTCCGCGAGCTGCTCGACACGTACGCGGCGCTCTCGCGTGGGCAAGGCGCTCCGAGCCTCGACGCCGGCCGTCCGTACCGCGACTTCATCGCCTGGCTCGCCTCGCGGGACGCGTCCGCGGACGAGGCGTACTGGAAGCAGTCGCTGCGGGGCTTCCACACGCCCACGCCGCTGGCCGTGGACCAGGCGCCGCGCGCCACGGAGGAAGAGAAGGTCTACCGCGTACGCGAGCACGTGCTCTCCGAGGAGCTGTCCACGGCGCTCCAGGAGGCGGTCCGCCGCAACCGGCTGACGCTGTCCGCGGTGGTGCAGGGGGCGTGGGCCCTGCTGCTCCACCGGTACACGGGTGAGGAGGACGTGGTGTTCGGCGCGACGTTCTCCGGCCGCTCGGCGCCGCTCGCGGGTGTCGAGTCGATGCTGGGCCTCTTCATCAACACGCTTCCCGTTCGCGTCCGCCTCCCCGGGGACATGCGCGTGGGAGCGTGGCTGACAGGGCTCCTCCAGGCGCACGCCGAGCGGCAGCGCCACGAGCACACCTCCCTCCTGCAGGTCCAGGCGTGGAGCGGGCTGCCGCGCCGCACGCCGCTCTTCGAGAGCATCGTCGCGGTGGAGAACTACCCCATGGACCCGGCGCTGCTGGCCGGCGCGGGCGGCTTCAGCACGCGCGATGTCCAGATGGCGGAGCACAACGAGTACCCGCTCACGCTCTTCGTGCGCCCCTCCCCGGGGCTGAAGCTGGAGCTGGTCTACGACACCGCGCGCTTCGACGACGCGGTCATCGGCCGGATGATGGGCCACCTGCGCACCGCCCTCGAGGAGCTGGTGCGGAAGATGGATGCCCCGCTGCGCGACGTGGGCATCCTCCCGGCAGAGGAGCGCGGCGCCCTGGTGCGGCGCACCATGCCGCGCCACTTCCCCGCCGAGAGGCTCCTGCACGGGTGGTTCGAGGCGCAGGCGGAGGCGAGGCCTGAAGCGGTGGCGGTGAAGCTGGGGAAGGAGAAGCTGACGTACGGGGAGCTGAACCGGCGAGCCAACCGGCTGGCGCACGTGCTGAGGCAGAAGGGAGTGGGCCCGGAAGAAGTGGTGGGCCTGCTGGCGGAGCGCTCGCTGGAGCTGGTGGTGGGGCTGTTGGGGATTCTGAAAGCGGGAGGCGCGTACCTGCCGTTGGACCCGGTGTATCCGGCGGAGCGCAGCCGGTACATGGCGAAGGACGCCGGGGTGCGAGTGGTGGTGGCGCAGCAGGCGCTGGCGGGACGGCTGGAGGGAGCGGAGGTGGAGGTGGTGGCGCCGACGGTGGAGTCAGGCCGAGAGGACAACCCGCAGGTGGAGATGACGAGCGGAGCGGCCGCGTACGTCATCTACACGTCGGGGAGCACGGGGCAGCCGAAGGGGACGGTGGTGGAGCACCGGCAGGTGGTGAGGCTGTTCGAGGCGACGGAAGAGTGGTTCGGGTTTGGAGAGAAGGACGTGTGGACGTTGTTCCACTCGTACGCATTCGACTTCTCGGTGTGGGAGGTGTGGGGGGCGCTGCTGTACGGGGGCACGGTGGTGGTGGTGCCGTACCTGGTGAGCCGCTCGCCGTGGGAGTTCTACCGGCTGCTGCAGCAGGAGAAGGTGACGGTGCTGAACCAGACGCCGTCAGCGTTCCGGCAGTTGGTGGCGCTGGAGGAGACGCTGGGGACGGGAGTGGACGAGGAGCTGTCGCTGCGCACGGTGATTTTCGGCGGGGAGGCGCTGGACCCGGTGAGCTTGAAGCCGTGGTTCGAGAGGCACGGGGACCAGGTGCCGCGGCTGGTGAACATGTACGGCATCACCGAGACGACGGTGCACGTGACGTACCGGGTGATGGAGGAGAAGGACGCGAAGTCTGCGAGCAGCGTGATTGGAGAGGCGATAGGGGACCTGTCGCTGTACGTGCTGGACGGGAGGCTGGAGCCGGTGCCGAGGGGAGTGGCGGGAGAGTTGTACGTGGGCGGAGCGGGAGTGACGCGCGGGT